CCAAAGAAATGGTGTCCAATACGGCAAAAAGCAATCCGACCTGGCCGTCGCTTATCTGATTCTGGTTCAGAACCGGGCCATCACCTATCATTACAATGATTACTTTGGTCATGGCCCCAATGCCAATGAGATCGCCAAAACCGCGCATGAACGTGGCGTCATGAAAAAAGAGGTTTCCGACTACCACAACAAAGCCGGCATCCTCATCGATGTGATCGACACCAAAACCAATAAAATTGTCTATCGGAACTTCTACGCGACCGATATCGTCCACATCCCATCCGACAGCATCCGGGCCAATCGCATCCGCCAAGCAGTGCAATCCGCCTTGGCTCCATTTTTTGTCAGAAAGTCATAACCCCGACCTGTCATTGACACGCCTCAGTCTCTGGGGCTAATATGCCTGCCCTCTATTCCATCCCATTCTATCTTCTATGAAAGCAATCCAATACCTCACAGCCCTCACTCTCGCCACCGTCCTCGGAGCCTGCTCTCCAGGTGTGGATCTCCCCAAAGGTACCAGCAAAGGCTACAGTTCGGCCCGACTGATCGCCCAC
The Oceaniferula marina DNA segment above includes these coding regions:
- a CDS encoding DUF4136 domain-containing protein, coding for MKHLALIPSLLIGLLLCSCSTGINMPSGTIDSYQSANLISRNPYAEKFGSAASQAHVRKVHSMIQGSIKSEFQRNGVQYGKKQSDLAVAYLILVQNRAITYHYNDYFGHGPNANEIAKTAHERGVMKKEVSDYHNKAGILIDVIDTKTNKIVYRNFYATDIVHIPSDSIRANRIRQAVQSALAPFFVRKS